The Sporosarcina luteola genome contains a region encoding:
- a CDS encoding TetR/AcrR family transcriptional regulator: MKRDKPKYKQIVDAAVIVIAENGYHQAQVSKIAKEAGVADGTIYLYFKNKEDILISVFREKMGVFVENVQEILKKEISATEMLAKMIENHFSLLNGDRHLAIVTQLELRQSNKELRFRINEVLKEYLSLLDAILKEGIEKGEFDKQIDIRLARQMVFGTIDETITSWVMNDQKYDLMKLAPEVHRLLLNGMKA, from the coding sequence GTGAAACGTGATAAACCGAAATATAAACAGATAGTGGATGCGGCCGTCATCGTCATTGCTGAAAATGGCTATCATCAGGCGCAAGTCTCGAAAATCGCCAAGGAAGCGGGCGTCGCTGACGGAACAATTTATCTTTATTTCAAAAATAAAGAGGATATCCTTATCTCCGTATTCCGGGAGAAGATGGGCGTTTTTGTCGAGAACGTACAGGAAATCCTGAAAAAAGAAATCTCTGCGACAGAAATGCTTGCAAAGATGATTGAAAACCATTTCAGTTTGCTTAATGGCGACCGCCACCTAGCCATTGTAACTCAATTGGAACTGCGGCAATCAAACAAAGAGCTTCGGTTCAGGATCAATGAAGTATTAAAAGAATACTTGTCTTTGCTCGATGCCATTTTGAAGGAAGGAATCGAGAAAGGTGAGTTTGACAAGCAGATCGATATTCGGTTGGCACGTCAAATGGTATTCGGTACGATTGACGAAACGATCACCTCATGGGTGATGAATGATCAAAAGTATGATTTGATGAAATTAGCACCAGAAGTCCATCGCTTACTTTTAAATGGAATGAAAGCGTAA
- a CDS encoding enoyl-CoA hydratase, whose protein sequence is MEFLKLAIEDGVAVATINRPPANALSSGLIREVDQLLDKVENDDSVRVIVLHGEGKFFSAGADIKEFTTVTSGEQFSQLASAGQDVFERMESFKKPIIAAIHGAALGGGLELAMGCHIRFVTERAKLGLPELQLGLIPGFAGTQRLPRYVGMAKAAEMLLTSEPITGEEAVQWGLANRAFPDEELLPNTMEIAKKIAKKSPIAMKAALRMLQYTKTDSFYEGVKAEADSFGEVFVSEDAKEGIQAFIEKREPHFKGN, encoded by the coding sequence ATGGAGTTCTTGAAACTTGCTATTGAAGATGGAGTTGCGGTTGCCACAATCAACAGACCGCCTGCCAACGCATTATCAAGCGGTCTTATCCGAGAGGTTGATCAACTGCTCGACAAAGTGGAGAATGATGATTCAGTAAGGGTTATCGTTCTGCATGGGGAAGGAAAATTCTTTTCGGCAGGCGCAGATATTAAGGAATTCACGACAGTAACGTCCGGCGAACAATTTTCGCAGCTTGCTTCAGCAGGCCAGGACGTGTTCGAACGGATGGAAAGCTTCAAAAAGCCGATCATTGCCGCGATTCACGGCGCTGCGCTTGGCGGCGGCCTGGAATTGGCGATGGGATGCCATATCCGGTTTGTCACGGAGAGGGCAAAACTTGGATTGCCGGAATTGCAGTTGGGATTGATTCCGGGCTTCGCAGGAACCCAGCGCTTACCGCGGTATGTCGGCATGGCAAAGGCCGCGGAAATGCTGTTGACGAGCGAGCCCATCACTGGGGAAGAGGCGGTCCAATGGGGTCTAGCCAATCGTGCATTCCCGGATGAGGAACTGCTTCCGAACACGATGGAAATTGCAAAAAAAATTGCGAAGAAAAGTCCGATTGCGATGAAGGCAGCTCTACGCATGCTTCAATATACGAAAACAGACTCGTTCTACGAAGGGGTGAAAGCTGAGGCTGATTCATTCGGAGAAGTTTTCGTCTCTGAGGATGCAAAAGAAGGCATTCAAGCATTCATTGAAAAAAGGGAACCACATTTCAAAGGGAATTAA
- a CDS encoding electron transfer flavoprotein subunit beta/FixA family protein, translated as MNIYALVKRTFDTEERIAVSNGKIVEDGAEFIINPYDEYAIEEAIQVRDEHGGEVTVITIGDEEAEKQLRTALAMGADKAVLINTEDDLDEMDEFTAAKIIAEYLKDKNADLILAGNVAIDGGSGQVGPRVAELLGINYVTTITNLEIDGTSVKIIRDVEGDSETIETSLPLLVTAQQGLNEPRYPSLPGIMKAKKKPLDELELDDLDLDEDDVEAKTETVEIYLPPQKAAGRVLEGDLSDQVKELVDLLNKEAKVL; from the coding sequence ATGAACATTTATGCATTGGTGAAACGGACATTTGACACGGAGGAAAGAATCGCTGTATCAAACGGTAAAATCGTTGAGGACGGTGCGGAATTCATCATCAATCCTTACGACGAATATGCAATTGAAGAAGCGATCCAAGTACGCGACGAACATGGCGGTGAAGTGACGGTCATCACGATCGGCGACGAAGAAGCCGAAAAGCAGCTTCGTACGGCGTTGGCAATGGGTGCGGACAAAGCTGTCCTTATCAACACCGAAGATGATCTGGATGAGATGGACGAGTTCACGGCTGCTAAAATCATCGCAGAGTACTTGAAAGACAAAAATGCGGATCTGATCCTTGCGGGGAACGTCGCGATCGATGGCGGGTCCGGACAAGTCGGTCCACGTGTTGCGGAATTACTGGGAATCAATTATGTAACGACAATTACAAACCTTGAAATCGATGGCACATCTGTAAAAATCATCCGTGACGTCGAAGGGGATTCCGAAACGATTGAAACTTCCTTGCCATTACTAGTCACAGCACAACAAGGTTTGAACGAACCTCGCTATCCTTCTTTACCAGGAATCATGAAGGCGAAGAAAAAGCCGCTAGATGAACTGGAATTGGACGATCTGGACCTTGATGAGGACGACGTGGAAGCGAAGACGGAAACAGTCGAAATCTATCTTCCTCCTCAAAAAGCGGCGGGCCGCGTCCTTGAGGGCGACTTGTCCGACCAAGTGAAAGAGCTTGTGGATCTTCTGAATAAAGAAGCAAAAGTGCTTTGA
- a CDS encoding electron transfer flavoprotein subunit alpha/FixB family protein — MSKKVVVLGEAREGALRNVSFEAIAAAKTVAGGGEIVGLLFGDAVQSLGEEMIKYGADRVITVEHPHLKHYTSDGFGQAFTAVYEQEKPDAIVFGHTALGKDLSPKIASKLASGLISDVTAIDGEGDDAVFIRPIFSGKAFEKVKNKDGLLFITVRPNNIEPLAKDESRSGDVSSVSVDITNLRSVISEVVRKSTEGVDLSEAKVVIAGGRGVKSAEGFAPLEELAQLLGGAVGASRGACDADYCDYSLQIGQTGKVVTPDLYIAAGISGAIQHMAGMSNSKVIVAINKDPEANIFKVADYGIVGDLFEVIPMMIEEIKKIKTN; from the coding sequence ATGTCTAAGAAAGTAGTAGTACTTGGTGAAGCTCGTGAAGGAGCATTGCGTAATGTGTCATTCGAAGCGATTGCAGCTGCCAAAACGGTGGCGGGCGGCGGGGAAATCGTCGGCTTGCTATTTGGTGACGCAGTTCAATCATTAGGGGAAGAAATGATCAAATACGGTGCGGATCGTGTTATCACTGTGGAGCATCCGCATTTGAAACATTATACATCAGACGGCTTCGGTCAGGCATTCACGGCGGTTTATGAGCAGGAAAAGCCAGACGCCATCGTATTCGGACATACGGCATTAGGGAAAGATCTATCTCCGAAGATTGCTAGTAAGCTAGCATCGGGTTTAATATCCGATGTAACTGCAATCGATGGGGAAGGCGATGACGCAGTTTTCATCCGTCCGATCTTTTCTGGTAAGGCATTTGAAAAGGTGAAGAACAAAGACGGTCTTCTTTTCATTACGGTCCGTCCAAACAACATTGAACCGCTTGCTAAAGATGAAAGCCGTTCGGGTGACGTCTCTTCTGTTTCTGTTGATATTACCAACCTACGCTCGGTCATTAGCGAAGTAGTCCGCAAGTCGACAGAAGGCGTCGATCTATCGGAAGCGAAAGTCGTCATAGCCGGCGGACGTGGTGTGAAAAGTGCAGAAGGCTTCGCACCACTTGAAGAATTGGCACAATTGCTCGGTGGAGCGGTCGGTGCATCCCGTGGAGCATGTGATGCGGATTACTGCGACTACTCCTTGCAAATTGGGCAGACAGGTAAAGTCGTAACGCCTGACCTGTACATCGCAGCAGGAATTTCAGGCGCTATCCAGCATATGGCTGGAATGTCCAACTCAAAAGTGATTGTAGCTATTAATAAAGACCCGGAAGCAAACATTTTTAAAGTAGCAGACTACGGCATCGTCGGAGACTTGTTCGAAGTCATCCCAATGATGATCGAAGAAATTAAGAAAATCAAAACGAACTAA